CACAACACCGAGAATCCACAGCAACAATCTGCAAGAACCTACCGCATCCCCCGACAGCGACTGTCCCTCATCCGCGACGGCTCGCTTCAGTCCACCTGGAAGCGCTTCAGCGGTTCCCACGAAGTATTTACCTTCGCGCAGGAAGAACTTTATGCGGACGCAGACCGGGAGGAATTTCATATCCTTATGCTCGACAGTAAGAATCAACTGATCGGCGTGAACCTGGTGTCCCAGGGCAGTCTCAGCAGCGCGATCGTGGTCCCCTCCCAGGTCTTCAAAGCTGCCATAATCTGCAATAGTGCCTCCATTATCTGTCTACACAACCACCCATCAGGATGTTGCGAGCCGAGCCAGGAGGATCGCAATTGCACCTCGCGGCTCGCCGAGGCCGGGAAAATCCTGGGCATTCGAGTTCTGGACCACGTTGTTGTTGGCCAGGAGGCATTCTTCTCCTTCGCCGACAGCGGGCTTTTGGGAGGCTGATCATGGATAACCAGGATGTGGATGATCGAGCTGTTTCTGAAGCAGGTGGTAGTGGCAGCAACGCTGCCAATGGCGCATCCGAGCCTGAAGCACAACGCCCAAAGGGAAGATTGTTGGTTTTCAAACGACGATCCCCGAGCGACGAACTGGCCATTTACCGACTCCTGCTGCACAACGAACAGTCTGGTGGCATCACCGAGCGCACGGTAGCGCAGCTTGTCAGTAAACACGCACCCCCTGATTGGCAGCTCCGAGTGGGCCATCGCGTAGCCGGTTGTTCAGGGGACCGAATCGTTCAGGGCACCGTGCTGGGAACAAAGTCGGAGCCATGCCGACCAGCCGCATTTTACCGCGACACCTTCACCGCCTGTTGGCTCCTACTCGATTCTGGAGAACGGGCTGTCGCCAACGAGCTACGGCCCATCGCAGAAGTCCAAACCAACTTTCAAAAGGACAAGAAAATGTCAGACGCCAAAAATGATCCTAAGGACAAAATTGAGGAACAACTTCTGGAGCAGATCTTTCAGGTATTTGGCAAAAAACAGGAACCGGGGGAACCAGCATTGGAATCCCTGCCGCCATCGAGGAGGCTCATCCCTGATGCGCCTTTGAATAAGGAGGAAATCGACGCGATTATTGAGGCAGATATCCGATGGTACGGGATTAAGGAAGCTCCACCGGACGACCCGATTTACCTACAGGGCTGGACGATCAGCTTCGTGCCGCGCTCCAAGCAGAATACCGGCTCTGCACCACAGGAATCGCAGCCCGGCGAGAAACCAGACGATCCGAAAGGAAAGACACCGTCATGAGCCAAGCGGAAGAATTTGATGGATTCATCACCCCTGGGGGCGAACTTGTCTCCATAAAAGATGCCAACAGGATCTTCTTGATCCTCGTCAATAACTCGGAGAGCGAAGAGAATATCAAGGAGATGCTCCAGGCACTTGCATGCGAATGCGCCGAAAACTGCCACTTCAAAACAGCTTGTGCCTACATCGACAAGATCCTCTCCCGCGCGGACACCTCGGACGAGAAGGCGAGGTGCCTTCTGGTCATGGGACAGGTGCTGGAACAAGCAAACGACTATCGCCATGCGCTGGAGACATATCTGAGAGCTTTCGATTTTCAGCAAGAGTCAAATGAGACCTGGTATTTTTTGAACAACAACTTGGCGTTCTGCCTCAATCAGGTAAACCGACACCACGAAGCTCAGAGGCACTGCTGCCTCCCGCTGAATCCCTGCCCAAAAAATATGAAAACCGGCCGCCATGCTGACTGGGAGGGTAGCCAGATATGGACCTTCCGGAGGTCGTCGATCCTGGGGCTTTTCAGAGGGCAATTCCCAGGGCCTCGTCACGTTGGCCACCGGAAAAGCTAGGAAATGCAAAATGGAGCCTTTCAATTCTCAAAAACGCACAGCAGCCCCTATTGCGAGTGTTAATTCCGGTTGGCACGGATATCACTCATCGGCGGGATCTGCCTAAAATCACCAACATCCTGCTTCGCAAGCGTAAATTACGCCATCACATTCCCACCATGGGCACGCATCGTGGGCCAGCCATCCAAAAAAGGGGCGGTTTGTTTCGAACCACCCTTCTGAAAACATCAGTTTATAATCGACCTTGGACTCCAGCCATAACACGTCACTTTTAATACGGTGTCACATTCAATCACCACATGGGCTGGTCCTTCGCAATCGCTCTGCTTCTCCGGCAGCTTCGTCAGCTTAAACGAGAATTCCATGGGTATCGTGGCCGTAGAAACAGCGGTCTGATCTGACTTATGACAGAGTCCCAACCTCCATTTCTCCTTCAAGAAAACCTCCACATATTCCCAGAGGATTTCAACCATCCGATCAGTCGTCGGCGGATCGAATGAAATCCGTCGCACCCCTACAATTCGGCCATCTGAGGCGGCTTCCACAACGAGTGTGAGTTTGCCCTGCAACTTAGCCAGCCTGGCCAGACGCGGGTACATTGGGCTCTCCATTCGTAAAATTCTGATGTCGGAAGTAGAAGATACCTGTGAGACGACTGGCGAGGACCAGGGATGTGATCCGACGGTCGAAATGACCGGCATCATCAGGAGTAGAAAGTATAGTGTCGGCATCATTTGCATAGCCTCATCTCAAAAAATTCAATAATCGACTGCAATTTTGTTTCACATAATCGTCGTTAGCTTGTGAGGCGGAGTCACTTTGCCCATCGCTGTTCAACCTATAGGTGACATGCCCTAGCTCGTGCAATATCGTCAGTCCGCGCGATTTATTTGTTGTGTTCGCGCTGAACCAAGTCCCGTTCGTGGCAATCATGATTGATGCGTATTGGCCTTCGGGAATCCCTCCATCAACCGAGACGGCCGCATTGACCGCCTTGTTTCTGCATCTTACCTTTTTCCCGTTTCGGATAGTATATACAGTCAAAGTGCCTACACCTATCGCGCTTTTATCGACTGCTTCTTGCAGTATTGCTTTCGCATCGATTTGTCTTATCGTTCCGTCAGCATTCTTGGCTGTGTTACTAAGCGCGGAAAGACACTGAGAGTCGCTATCAAGCAGCTCACTCAAAATCCTGGCAAAGGAGTAGACTGGAGCTTCATCTTTCGAGAATGACGACACCTCCACCATCTTTATATCGCTGTCGTTACAGTCTACCTCACCAACAACCTCGTTACCCCCTACCTCAAATGCCAGGTTAAAGTCGTCCATATGAGGCGGTAAGGATATGTCAACATAATCAACCCAATCGGGCATCCAATCGAGGGGCGCTTCTGGGGCACGCCCGTCAGGGTCGACCAGATTCACCGGGTCGTTTCTGACGTAAGTATACTTGTTCAGAGACGGCGGATCGTAGATGCGCGTCGTGAGCGGGTCCGGGGAGATCCAGCGCGGAGAGGCAGTGTCAAGCGAGCTGCCGTCGTAGTGCCTGGCACCAAAGTAATCCAAGCCGCCATCTCTGCTCTTGCCTTCATACATATAGCCCGTCGCCGGCGTATCCCACAAATAGCCCCGATACTGCATACCGTAGGGCAAAAAATCCGCCGTCTCAACCAGCGTCCAGTTGTACTGCCAGTTCGATTCAGGCAGATGCACCTTCAAAACCGACCTCGTGTTCCCCAGATGATCCTTGAACAGCAGTCGGAAGTGGTCGTCCTGTTGATGGATCGCCACCATCTGGCCATTGAAATAGATGTAATTGTTCCAGGTCGACTCCGTTATCCTGTCTTCCATCAGCAACTGGCCCGTGTAGGAATAGACATAGTTTACCACAGATCCATCGTTCGTGCGGAACCGGCGCCCGTTGGCGTCATACAGGTAGGCTGCCCCTTGCGACGTCAAAACCAGGTGGTTTTTGCAATCAGGCGCCGCCGCGCCAAAAACACTGTCCGGGAACCCGGCTCTGGGAGTAAAATATCGTCTGACTGGGGCATTTCCCCCGTAGTTTACATAATTTGTTTTTATCGGAAGCTGCTGGAGCCGTGGGCAGCGCTGTGCCAGGGTGGCATCTGGTGCCACGCAAGCGATAGGCACCAGTACCCTGTAAAGGTTGCCTCGCGTCGCGGCGGCGCTGCTGGTCTCACCGCCGTCGGTCAATCAGATGGTCATGATGCTGGAGAAGAAGGGGACGCCGCCCCTTTGTGGCGTCTTGCTTCGTTGCGAAGCGGCTGGTGGCGTTGTTCTCTGGATCTCAGCGGTCTTTCCCTTTGTTATGCGTCAGCGTGAATTTCGGCAACCGGCTCATCGGTGGTGTCCTTCCTCACTCCAGTTTCAGGTGACCGTTGACAGCGACTGAATCCGGTGATATAGCTGCACTCATCCTGCTCTTTCACAAATGCCACAAGAAAGGATCCGAGAGTTATGATGACTCATCGTCTTTCCGGTCTGTTATGCTTCCTCTTTTTTGGCGCAGCGCTGCTTGCGCAGTCGCTCACTTCGCTCAACGGCATCGTCACAGATCCTTCAGGCTCGGTTGTGCCCAAAGCCGCGATTGTGCTGGTGAACCTGAACACGCAGGCTACGCGCCAGACGACATCTGATGAGGCGGGCCGTTATTCCTTCGCGCAGGTGTCTCCGGGCAACTACCGGATCCGCGCCAAGGCGCAAGGTTTCTCCGATCTTGTGATCAACGACGTTGCCCTGCTGGTAAACACGCCGACGACAGTTAACCTTGCGCTTAAGATCGGGACGCTGACGCAAACGATCGAGGTCACTGCGGAAGCCGCGCAGGTGAACACCACGGACGCCTCCATCGGTAACGCTTACGGAACGCGCCCGATCCTGCAATTGCCGCTGGAGGCACGCAACGTAGTGGGATTGCTGGCGCTGCAACCCGGGGTCGCGTTCGTCGGCGAGAACAACGGCACTTCGAAGAACGGGTCGGTAAACGGCGGAAAGAGCGATCAGGCCAACGTAACCCTCGACGGCGTGGACGTAAACGATCAGCAAAACCGATCGGCATTTACTTCGGTGCTGCGTGTGACACTCGATTCGGTGCAGGAATTCCGGGTCACGACGACAAACGCAAACGCCGATCAAGGGCACGGTTCCGGCGCGCAGATTGCGCTGGTGACCAAGTCCGGAACCAACGAGATCCACGGCTCGGCCTATGAATTCCACCGCAACACGGTGACGACGGCGAACTCTTTCTTTAATAATCTGGCCAATCTGCCCAAACCCAAGCTGCTGCGCAATACCTTCGGCACGGCGGTGGGCGGGCCGATCCAGAAGAATCACTTGTTCTATTTCATGAACTTCGAGGGGCGGCGCGACGCTAAGGAAGGCTCAGTCACGCGCACGGTGCCGACAGCCGACTTCCGCAACGGCATCATGCATTATCTGAAGAAGGACAATACCATCGGCACACTGCTGCCGGCGGACATTACGGCGCTCGATCCGCTGCACATCGGGCCGAACCAGGCGGTGATGAGTCTCCTGAAGACCTACCCGCAACCGAACACCACGACGGCCGGCGACGGCTACAACACCACGGGTTACCGCTTCATCGCCCCGCTGCCGTTGCGCTGGAACACCTACATCGCCCGCCTGGATTACAGCCCGGACGAGTCGGGCCGGCACACCTTTTTCGTGCGTGGAAACCTGCAGAACGATCGCAGTCTCTCGCTGCCACAATATCCCGATCAGCCCTCCAACAGCGTGAACCTCAACAATAGCAAGGGCCTGGCTGCCGGATACAATCTGCTGATCAGCCCGAGTCTGATCGCCAGCTTCCGCTATGGATTTACCCGTCAGGGTGTGGAATCGAGCGGAACGCAGACTGCTTCCTACGTGAACTTCCTAAATCTTGACGACCGCTATGGAATGACGACCCCGGCCGTGCGCATCCTGCCCATCCATACCCTGGCCGCGGACTTTTCCTGGAACAGGGGGGCGCACAACATCCAGTTTGGCGTTGCGCTCCGCTCGATGACCAACGAACGGAGCAACTATGACAATTCCTTCCATTATGCCCAGGTGCGCGCTACGCGGCTGAACGGAGCGGGCAAACTCGAAGACCCCGCCGATATCAACAGCAAGGGCACCGACGTATACCGTGCGCAGGTGGTGAACCTGCTCGGCGTCATCTCCACCGGCACGGCGCATTACAACTACGACCTGGCGGGCAACGTGCAACCGGTCGGCGCACCCGTAGTGCGCAACTTCATTCTTCGGGACTACAGCCTGTATTTGCAGGACACCTGGCGCGTGAATCCCGGGCTTAGCCTCTCGGCCGGTTTGCGCTGGGAGTTGGCGCCTCCCATCCACGAACGCGATGGCCTGCAAATCTCACTCAGTCCCTCACTCGGCTCCTGGTTCGACGCCCGGGGCGCGCTGGCCGATCAGGGCAAGTCCGACTCGGCGGTGACTCCACTCAGCTACATCCCGACGAACTCACCCGGCGGCTCATCGTTGTATAAGTTTTATAAAAAGGAGTTCGCTCCCCGCCTCGGCGTGGCTTACTCTCCTCGGGGCACGGGCGGAATCCTCGGCAAAATCTTTGGCGGGCCCGGGGCAACGTCGATTCGCGCCGGCTGGGGGATGTATTACGAGAACCTCGGAAACACGCTGATCATGCGCGCTGACGCCGGAGGACAGGGGCTGCAAACCAGCGTGCAGACCGCGGGCAGCCAGTTTGACGAGGCCACGGGTCCGCGCTGGACCGGATGGAACAACGTTCCTTCCGTTATCGTTCCGGCCGCGCCCAAGCAGACCTTCCCGATTGTGGCCCCAAACATCTTCACCTATGGGGGAGCCGCCAGCAATATCGATTCGCAGGTCCGGCCCGCCTACACAATGAACCTGAACTTCAGCCTCGGCCGAGAATTCAAGAACGGCCTCTTCATCCAGGGCTCTTACGTGGGACGCCTCTCACGCCGTTCGCTGGCGCAAGTGGATGTTGCTACTCCCGTCAACCTGATCGATCCGGATTCGGGAATGACTTACTGGGAAGCAGCCACCATCCTTACGAAGCTGGCAAGGGCGAAAACGCCCCAGGCGAATGTGCCGAAGGTCAGTTTTTGGGAAAACCTGTGGCCGGCGGCGGCGACCCCAACGCTCAGCGCAACCCAGGCTGTGTATACTCAATTCGTTGCATATCCGACCGACACCGCTTCGGCACTCGAAAAGCTGGACAGCCAATGCAGGCCCACATGCAGCCGGTTGGGCGCCTACGCCTTATACAATCCCCAATTCGCGTCCTTTACCGCCTGGCGTTCGATCGCCGGCGGGAATTATCATGCCATGCAGTGGACCGCCCGCCAGCGCTTTTCGAAAGGGTTGGAATTCACCTTTAACTTCACATGGTCAAAATCCATTGACCTCACCTCGCGTGCGGAAAGCGATGGAACCGGCTCCACTTATGGATTTATCACCAATCCTTGGGTGCCGGGACAGCACAAGGCCGTTTCCGACTACGACATGACTCACCAGTGGAACCTGAACGGCGTTTGGGAATTGCCGGTGGGAACAGGCCACCGCTTTCTGAACCAGGGCGGCGTCCTCGAAGTCCTGCTGGGCGGCTGGCAGATCAGCGGCCTTTACCGGCAGTCGAGCGGATTGCCTATCAGCGTTCGGGACGGCAGCAACTGGCCGACAAACTACCAGTGGCAGGGTTGGGCCACGATGATCGCCGCGATTCCCGGAATGCAAACCACCAAAAATGCTCCATCGGTTTCCGGAGCGAGCGGGCCAAATCTGTTCGCCGATCCCAAGGCGGCAGTTGCAGCCTTCGACTTCACCTTGCCCGGCGAATTGGGCAACCGCAATATTCTCCGCGGAGACGGCTATTTCACTATCGATGTCAGCATTGGCAAGCGCTTCCGTATGCCTTATTCGGAAAAGCACTCACTCCAGTTCCGATGGGAAACCTTTAACCTCACCAACACCGCGCGTTTCGATGTGGGCGCAGTGTCGGTCAATCTCGGCAGCCAGGCGAATTTCGGCAAATACAGCGACACGCTCACGCAGCCGCGGGTCATGCAGTTCGGCCTGCGCTACGAATTCTAGCTGTGCGGATCGGCGGATCGGGCGGGATCGGCGGATCGGGGACTGACGACGGTAAGTCTTTCGATTAAATAATGATAAGCATAACAGAGGGCCTGAAAAGCGGGCTTGCCCGCGATTTTGGGCCCTCTATTTTCGTTTTAACGCGTTTTGCCGGCCACGGCTGCCATTAGGTGTACCTGCGCCCAAGTGGCTGAGCGAGGCTGCTAATCCGCCCTGCAATCAGGTACTGGCGCGTCAAAAACCGGACGCTGGAACCCAATTCGGATGTAGAATCCTGCTTGGGAGGGGCAAAAGCCCCAAAGTTTACATATTTCATCTTATCAGCAGCTGAGGGATCTGCCTGCAGAGGTGCGCGCTCAGAGTAAGCTGAGAACATTAGGCAACCAATCCCTCCTATCCTTTCTATTGCATCAGCGACGCGAAACCCGAGGCAGGTTCTCTCCCCGATTCAACCGGAGTGCCGCATCGCTGGCGATCTGCCTGGTTCTCTCTCCCATGTACTTCCACGCGCGAGCAAGCGTTTCCGGGTCAGCCGCCCACGGTTCGAAGATGCCGACGTGCAACAGATTCACCACCTCCACGTCCTGTGCCTTCGCCATTTCTTCAAAGAAAGCGAAGACCCTCCGCACTAGCTCGATATCGGGATTGGCCTTCAGAAGATCCTTCACGAAGGGTTCGAGTACGAGTTCGACAGTTGGATACGGAAGTATGTCCGGCCCTATGTCCTCCTGGAGTGCATCGTGCCGCCGTTTGATCTCCGGAACGGCTGCCAGAAGCGAGTCAACGAATGCGCTGTACCGCAGGTTCGCCAAAGTGCTACCTCCTTGGCTGTGTCTTGAGGGCATCGCTCAGCTCTTGAATAATCTGCCTGGAAACGATTTGATCGTTATACGACAGCCTTCCGCCCTTCAGGAGATTCGTCAAGGCAACGATCACATCTTGTGCCTTTCGGGAGTGACCTGACGGCGACATGAGATCTCCGGTTGCAAGCTCGTACCGTACGGCGCCAGCGGTGCCTCCTGGCAACTTGTCCGTTACCTGAAACAGCTTGTTCACGATACTCTGAAGGGTGGGATTCGAAACGAGTGGCGGCAATGTTGCCGCCGGAATCGAGAGCGTGGTCAGCGCCGTTCCGCCAGCAATGAATTCCAGCGCCGCAATACCACCGGTGATGATACCGGTGCCGATGGCCAAAGCATCGACAGTGGGCTTTGCCATTTCCATTCCATGTATCAGCGCCCACATTTTATCGCTCATCAAGTATTGTACAGTTCCTAACCGCACAAATCCTTTAACGTCCTTTTGATAAATTATTCCTCCTCCTGCTACATATCCGATCGGATCAATGTACTTGCTCTTGTAATCCTCGTACTCCGGATCTGACATCTCTTCCGAGCTTCCGCCGTCCCACGATACTCGGTAACGCTTTCCATTCGGATCGGTAAATGCAAGTGGATTATTTCTGGAGTATGCATACGCATTCCAGCTTTGCGGATCTGCAGGAATCGCACCGGCGTTTTCCGGGTCTGGAGAAGTGAACCTCCCCTGCGCTCCTGAGTAGTATCTTGCAAGGAAGTAATCCAGTCCCGACTCGGCATCCCGTTCTTTGCCGCTACAACGGGACCCTGTGCCGTTTCGTCGTAAGCATGGCTGCATCCCTGACGCAAAATTCGAGTTAGCATCAATCTCGGCCAGACACAGGGCTGCTTTTATGCCCGCGAACCCCGGATGCGAGTTTTCGCTTAACTGCGCCGTCGTAGCCATGGTTTTCTCTTTAGCCGCTTGCGGCTATTGTAGCAGCTAAAGAAAAAGATCGGTGCGGTTGTTTTGGGTGCTGAAACGAATGGCCGGAATCTGCGTCAGGCGGCCGGCTCATAGTGCAGGAGCAGCAGTTGTTCTTTCTTCAAGGCTAGGCTGGCAAAAGCGCGGCCGTCGTTGTCGGTGAACTCGATTTCGAATACACCGGGAGCCAGAAACTCCACGACGGTTCCCACCTGTCCGCGGCGGAGCTTACGATCGGGCAGATCTTCCGTCAAAGCCACAACGTCGAGAAGGTTGATTCCGTTGTTCACTTCCTGCCTCTATAGCACGTAACAGATTCTGATCCATCACGCCGCTGCCTTCCGCACGCGCAACTCCGCCCGGTGGCCGGTGGCCGACAAAACCCGGATCAACAGGTCGGTCGACATTCCTTGAGTATTGCCATTGGCAATGGCCGTCACGCGCGTACGGGACGTTCCGGCGCGCTTGGCGATCTCCGCATGGGTCAGGTTTCCTTCGCGGATGATCCTGGTCACGGCGCAGGTAAGCTCCGAGCGAAACTCCATCTCGGCGGTCTCGACCGGCGACAATCCCAGCACCTGGCCCAGCTCTTTCGCTGTCTTTACCCTGATGGGTTTTTCAGGACTCGATTTTCGCATTGATGACCTCCTTCAGCCGCCGCCGCGCCAGATCAAGCTCACGTGCCGGCGTCTTCTGCGCTTTTTTCTGAAAGCCGTGAAAAACGAGAATGGCATGCGAGGTGGCCGCAAAATAGAAAACGCGTACCGTCGAGTCTTCGTCTTTCACGCGGAGTTCGCGCACTCCCGGCGCAACCACCGGCATTGGGCGGCTGAGGGGCATCCCAAGACTGATCCCTTTCTGCAGGTCC
This Terriglobia bacterium DNA region includes the following protein-coding sequences:
- a CDS encoding DUF4926 domain-containing protein — translated: MNNGINLLDVVALTEDLPDRKLRRGQVGTVVEFLAPGVFEIEFTDNDGRAFASLALKKEQLLLLHYEPAA
- a CDS encoding JAB domain-containing protein, whose translation is MHNTENPQQQSARTYRIPRQRLSLIRDGSLQSTWKRFSGSHEVFTFAQEELYADADREEFHILMLDSKNQLIGVNLVSQGSLSSAIVVPSQVFKAAIICNSASIICLHNHPSGCCEPSQEDRNCTSRLAEAGKILGIRVLDHVVVGQEAFFSFADSGLLGG
- a CDS encoding type II toxin-antitoxin system RelE/ParE family toxin; its protein translation is MKSIDFHPRALEFIRAQSRPIRHRLGEALRDLQKGISLGMPLSRPMPVVAPGVRELRVKDEDSTVRVFYFAATSHAILVFHGFQKKAQKTPARELDLARRRLKEVINAKIES
- a CDS encoding RHS repeat-associated core domain-containing protein, whose translation is MATTAQLSENSHPGFAGIKAALCLAEIDANSNFASGMQPCLRRNGTGSRCSGKERDAESGLDYFLARYYSGAQGRFTSPDPENAGAIPADPQSWNAYAYSRNNPLAFTDPNGKRYRVSWDGGSSEEMSDPEYEDYKSKYIDPIGYVAGGGIIYQKDVKGFVRLGTVQYLMSDKMWALIHGMEMAKPTVDALAIGTGIITGGIAALEFIAGGTALTTLSIPAATLPPLVSNPTLQSIVNKLFQVTDKLPGGTAGAVRYELATGDLMSPSGHSRKAQDVIVALTNLLKGGRLSYNDQIVSRQIIQELSDALKTQPRR
- a CDS encoding tetratricopeptide repeat protein, with protein sequence MSQAEEFDGFITPGGELVSIKDANRIFLILVNNSESEENIKEMLQALACECAENCHFKTACAYIDKILSRADTSDEKARCLLVMGQVLEQANDYRHALETYLRAFDFQQESNETWYFLNNNLAFCLNQVNRHHEAQRHCCLPLNPCPKNMKTGRHADWEGSQIWTFRRSSILGLFRGQFPGPRHVGHRKS
- a CDS encoding RHS repeat-associated core domain-containing protein, whose amino-acid sequence is MTDGGETSSAAATRGNLYRVLVPIACVAPDATLAQRCPRLQQLPIKTNYVNYGGNAPVRRYFTPRAGFPDSVFGAAAPDCKNHLVLTSQGAAYLYDANGRRFRTNDGSVVNYVYSYTGQLLMEDRITESTWNNYIYFNGQMVAIHQQDDHFRLLFKDHLGNTRSVLKVHLPESNWQYNWTLVETADFLPYGMQYRGYLWDTPATGYMYEGKSRDGGLDYFGARHYDGSSLDTASPRWISPDPLTTRIYDPPSLNKYTYVRNDPVNLVDPDGRAPEAPLDWMPDWVDYVDISLPPHMDDFNLAFEVGGNEVVGEVDCNDSDIKMVEVSSFSKDEAPVYSFARILSELLDSDSQCLSALSNTAKNADGTIRQIDAKAILQEAVDKSAIGVGTLTVYTIRNGKKVRCRNKAVNAAVSVDGGIPEGQYASIMIATNGTWFSANTTNKSRGLTILHELGHVTYRLNSDGQSDSASQANDDYVKQNCSRLLNFLR
- a CDS encoding energy transducer TonB; this encodes MYPRLARLAKLQGKLTLVVEAASDGRIVGVRRISFDPPTTDRMVEILWEYVEVFLKEKWRLGLCHKSDQTAVSTATIPMEFSFKLTKLPEKQSDCEGPAHVVIECDTVLKVTCYGWSPRSIIN
- a CDS encoding helix-turn-helix domain-containing protein, coding for MRKSSPEKPIRVKTAKELGQVLGLSPVETAEMEFRSELTCAVTRIIREGNLTHAEIAKRAGTSRTRVTAIANGNTQGMSTDLLIRVLSATGHRAELRVRKAAA
- a CDS encoding TonB-dependent receptor gives rise to the protein MMTHRLSGLLCFLFFGAALLAQSLTSLNGIVTDPSGSVVPKAAIVLVNLNTQATRQTTSDEAGRYSFAQVSPGNYRIRAKAQGFSDLVINDVALLVNTPTTVNLALKIGTLTQTIEVTAEAAQVNTTDASIGNAYGTRPILQLPLEARNVVGLLALQPGVAFVGENNGTSKNGSVNGGKSDQANVTLDGVDVNDQQNRSAFTSVLRVTLDSVQEFRVTTTNANADQGHGSGAQIALVTKSGTNEIHGSAYEFHRNTVTTANSFFNNLANLPKPKLLRNTFGTAVGGPIQKNHLFYFMNFEGRRDAKEGSVTRTVPTADFRNGIMHYLKKDNTIGTLLPADITALDPLHIGPNQAVMSLLKTYPQPNTTTAGDGYNTTGYRFIAPLPLRWNTYIARLDYSPDESGRHTFFVRGNLQNDRSLSLPQYPDQPSNSVNLNNSKGLAAGYNLLISPSLIASFRYGFTRQGVESSGTQTASYVNFLNLDDRYGMTTPAVRILPIHTLAADFSWNRGAHNIQFGVALRSMTNERSNYDNSFHYAQVRATRLNGAGKLEDPADINSKGTDVYRAQVVNLLGVISTGTAHYNYDLAGNVQPVGAPVVRNFILRDYSLYLQDTWRVNPGLSLSAGLRWELAPPIHERDGLQISLSPSLGSWFDARGALADQGKSDSAVTPLSYIPTNSPGGSSLYKFYKKEFAPRLGVAYSPRGTGGILGKIFGGPGATSIRAGWGMYYENLGNTLIMRADAGGQGLQTSVQTAGSQFDEATGPRWTGWNNVPSVIVPAAPKQTFPIVAPNIFTYGGAASNIDSQVRPAYTMNLNFSLGREFKNGLFIQGSYVGRLSRRSLAQVDVATPVNLIDPDSGMTYWEAATILTKLARAKTPQANVPKVSFWENLWPAAATPTLSATQAVYTQFVAYPTDTASALEKLDSQCRPTCSRLGAYALYNPQFASFTAWRSIAGGNYHAMQWTARQRFSKGLEFTFNFTWSKSIDLTSRAESDGTGSTYGFITNPWVPGQHKAVSDYDMTHQWNLNGVWELPVGTGHRFLNQGGVLEVLLGGWQISGLYRQSSGLPISVRDGSNWPTNYQWQGWATMIAAIPGMQTTKNAPSVSGASGPNLFADPKAAVAAFDFTLPGELGNRNILRGDGYFTIDVSIGKRFRMPYSEKHSLQFRWETFNLTNTARFDVGAVSVNLGSQANFGKYSDTLTQPRVMQFGLRYEF